From a region of the Neodiprion fabricii isolate iyNeoFabr1 chromosome 7, iyNeoFabr1.1, whole genome shotgun sequence genome:
- the LOC124186337 gene encoding uncharacterized protein LOC124186337, which produces MPSKKKKYNARFPAGRIKKIMQTDEEVGKVAQAVPVIISRTLELFVESLLTKTMQITSAKNAKTLSPSHMKQCILSESRFDFLKDLVKGLPDVTSPDDEVPTPPATPAPQLPYVQVNPAIYPPISRHDVTGIPNVVSSATITPIRQNPRENRGIGFPSAALSSESTKTPISNFQSPLSTTFNVSQPNFYTEVNPLNLSTNSNNVNTTYKPTSNYSNTTNIDEDYDT; this is translated from the exons atgccaagcaagaaaaaaaaatacaatgctCGTTTCCCAGCG GGACGTATCAAGAAAATCATGCAAACGGACGAAGAAGTAGGAAAAGTTGCTCAAGCTGTACCAGTCATAATCT CTAGAACCCTAGAGTTATTCGTAGAGTCGTTGTTAACGAAAACAATGCAAATAACGAGTGCCAAAAATGCCAAAACTCTTAGTCCGTCTCATAT GAAGCAATGTATCCTTTCTGAAAGTCGCTTCGACTTTTTGAAAGACTTGGTCAAGGGACTTCCTGATGTTACCAGCCCCGACGATGAGGTACCTACACCGCCAGCAACTCCTGCACCTCAGTTGCCTTATGTGCAAGTAAACCCAGCCATTTATCCACCCATTTCAAGACATGACGTTACagg AATCCCAAATGTGGTATCGTCGGCAACCATTACACCGATTCGCCAAAACCCAAGAGAGAACAGAGGGATTGGATTTCCCAGTGCCGCTTTGTCGAGCGAAAGTACTAAAACACCGATCTCGAATTTTCAATCGCCGTTGTCTACAACGTTTAATGTTAGCCAACCAAACTTTTACACGGAAGTAAACCCACTTAATTTGTCAACAAATTCTAACAACGTAAATACAACCTATAAACCGACGTCGAATTACAGCAACACTACCAATATCGATGAAGACTACGACACGTAG
- the LOC124186314 gene encoding phenoloxidase 1 produces MSNNNSILYLFDRPAEPAYVPKGEKKVAFDVPPNYLPERYRNVAVDVINRFADTTDSKIPIRQITLPDLSIPLRLGRREPFSLFIPSHRKMAARLIEIFMGMRTYDDFLSASVYCRDRVNTNMFIYALSVAILHRPDTKNLPIPPLSEVFPEKFMDGGVFSRAKEEANLVPAGSRQPIVIPKDYTASDLDEEHRVAYFREDLGINLHHWHWHLVYPFEAAREIVNKDRRGELFYYMHEQIMARYNLERFCNNLPRVKRLNNWQEPIPEGYFPKLDSLVASRTWPSRTAGATLKDINRPVDQIKLDIQLLMQWRDRIFNAIHEGAVKDTNDKRIELTESEGINILGNIVEASILSPNRNLYGDMHNMGHVAISFCHDPDHRYLESFGVMGDSSTAMRDPVFYRWHAFVDDIFQEHKNTLPPYTTQQIDYQGVQITDVQVVTPNQPTNVFSTFWQQSDVDLSRGLDFTPRGPILSRFTHLNHAPFNYRMAVNNQSSARMGTVRIFMAPDKDERGLPFTFREQRLLMIELDKFTVNLRPGNNIIERRSDESSVTIPFERTFRNLDENRPVGGDSLAQFNFCGCGWPQHMLIGKGSREGFPVTLFVMVSDINGDRITQNTETGCNDAASYCGIKDRLYPDKRSMGYPFDRPPRNGVDTLQQFLTGNMRLTSCTIRFNDTTVPPRNSGADSNSLTFS; encoded by the exons ATGAGCAATAACAACAGCATTCTTTACCTGTTCGATCGACCGGCTGAGCCGGCCTACGTCCCTAAGGGCGAGAAGAAGGTCGCCTTCGACGTTCCGCCTAATTACTTG CCGGAAAGATATCGCAACGTGGCTGTTGACGTGATTAACCGTTTTGCGGATACCACGGACTCAAAAATTCCCATCCGTCAGATCACTCTTCCGGATCTCAGTATCCCTCTGAGATTGGGGCGACGTGAACCATTCTCGCTTTTCATTCCGTCCCATCGCAAAATGGCCGCAAGGttgatcgaaattttcatGG GCATGCGAACCTACGATGATTTCTTGTCAGCCTCGGTCTACTGCAGAGACCGAGTGAACACCAACATGTTCATCTACGCTCTCTCCGTCGCGATTCTTCATCGGCCTGATACCAAGAACTTGCCAATTCCACCGTTGTCCGAAGTCTTTCCAGAGAAATTTATGGATGGCGGTGTCTTCTCGCGTGCCAAGGAAGAAGCTAATTTGGTCCCAGCTGGCTCTCGT CAACCTATCGTTATCCCGAAAGATTACACTGCCTCTGATCTTGACGAGGAACACCGAGTCGCCTACTTCAGGGAAGACTTGGGAATCAATCTTCACCACTGGCATTGGCATCTCGTTTACCCTTTCGAagctgcgagagaaattgtcAACAAGGATAGACGTGGTGAACTGTTTTACTACATGCACGAGCAGATTATGGCTCG GTACAACTTGGAGCGTTTTTGCAACAATCTGCCACGTGTAAAACGCCTGAACAACTGGCAGGAGCCAATCCCGGAAGGCTACTTCCCGAAGTTGGACTCCCTCGTGGCGAGCAGGACTTGGCCATCCCGAACCGCGGGAGCGACCCTGAAAGACATTAATAGACCAGTGGATCAAATCAAATTGGATATCCAACTCTTAATGCAATGGAGGGACCGCATATTCAATGCTATCCATGAGGGAGCCGTCAAGGACACCAACGATAAACGAATTGAATTGACCGAAAGCGAGGGTATAAACATCCTGGGTAACATAGTCGAGGCCAGTATCCTGTCGCCGAACCGAAATCTCTACGGTGATATGCACAACATGGGACACGTCGCTATTTCCTTCTGCCACGATCCGGACCATCGCTACCTG GAAAGCTTCGGTGTGATGGGAGACTCATCGACCGCTATGCGAGACCCAGTTTTCTACAGATGGCACGCGTTCGTCGATGACATTTTCCAGGAGCACAAGAATACCTTGCCTCCATACACTACGCAACAG ATTGACTACCAAGGTGTTCAAATCACCGACGTCCAAGTCGTCACtcccaaccaaccaaccaacgtattttcaactttctgGCAACAAAGTGACGTGGATCTGTCTCGTGGACTTGATTTTACCCCACGTGGTCCTATCTTGAGTCGTTTCACTCACCTGAACCACGCGCCATTCAATTACCGCATGGCAGTCAACAACCAGAGCAGTGCCAGGATGGGTACCGTGCGCATCTTCATGGCTCCGGACAAGGATGAACGCGGACTCCCCTTTACTTTCCGTGAGCAGAGACTCCTGATGATTGAGCTGGACAAGTTCACCGTCAATC TACGCCCTGGAAACAACATCATTGAGCGTCGATCCGACGAGTCTTCTGTGACCATTCCATTCGAGCGGACTTTCCGTAATCTCGATGAAAACAGGCCAGTTGGCGGTGACAGTTTGGCGCAGTTCAATTTCTGCGGGTGTGGTTGGCCTCAGCACATGCTGATCGGCAAAGGATCGAGGGAAGGATTCCCCGTCACTTTATTCGTCATGGTGTCGGACATTAACGGTGATAGG ATCACTCAAAACACAGAGACTGGGTGCAACGACGCTGCCAGTTACTGTGGCATCAAGGACAGACTATACCCTGACAAACGTTCGATGGGCTATCCCTTCGATCGTCCTCCAAGAAACGGAGTTGACACCTTGCAACAGTTCCTAACCGGTAATATGCGATTGACGAGTTGCACTATTCGCTTCAACGACACTACGGTACCTCCGAGAAATTCCGGCGCTGATAGCAACAGCCTCACATTCTCGTAA
- the LOC124186319 gene encoding protein lines isoform X1, whose protein sequence is MVLRRNRAHPPSTKMEEPAKKKQRIINSDEQDENNSMTTAMVTEIESFQNSLLSQCLCNVPVSSLRKPFTGSTVQAGDGTYRMTTLSEWEPDRTLQFISALQLLFDLAIKQNTRGIMCSRVADVCEALSRNEHGIIDQILDLSCSPNKFISFTASRALASFFIVTKENIELSWLDRLTQSLVSTHSPSQMLFTLDVVKRVVEHKDGSTHPLEDGESFTSPRNCNTLTISDPESLDSTPVKAMCVKALESKWNILVSKFDSILSSYTPQHESAVIMFLDLWESIISVKANLSVVDTKLFYSQLDNLVVLLNSNVPGIIWRHLLGLLNEVLCYGSTLALQDVLPDEPCSLAHLVVRAVKDWRLLDALPYRHGSGRFGGGSGDGDRPLLQKVILLVLKSVAVTVKETRSDSSDSSLGSEAEDLDADMAVIERSIREVLRQLDQCVKSLMPFHPETPLSQWVVQMFHDQDDFLIEGMVCCLDVAVGLFYRGPPQNDLGHMLSPTLTFVQFIRAVSHDPDVLLDLLVSNETCFLLYLLRFLKYIRRNWSEFITCCARELDDTMTVLIRLRLAIDRLVSKALFPYNINPVLRLLEKCESFYEGNIEN, encoded by the coding sequence ATGGTACTTAGACGAAATCGCGCTCATCCTCCGAGTACAAAAATGGAGGAACcagcaaaaaagaaacaaagaattaTCAATAGTGACGAACAAGATGAAAACAATAGTATGACAACTGCGATGGTGACGGAGATAGAAAGCTTTCAAAACAGTCTCCTGTCGCAATGTCTGTGCAATGTCCCTGTGAGCAGTTTGAGAAAACCGTTCACTGGCAGTACGGTTCAGGCTGGTGACGGTACCTATAGAATGACGACACTGTCAGAATGGGAGCCAGACAGAACATTGCAATTCATTAGTGCCCTTCAGCTGCTCTTTGATCTAGCAATAAAACAGAATACCAGAGGTATAATGTGTAGCAGAGTGGCCGACGTGTGTGAGGCTCTGTCGCGCAACGAGCACGGTATCATAGACCAAATACTAGATTTATCATGTTCACCAAATAAGTTCATATCATTTACCGCGAGCAGAGCCCTAGCCTCTTTCTTCATAGTGACCAAAGAAAACATTGAATTGTCATGGCTGGACAGGCTCACCCAGTCTTTGGTCAGCACGCACTCACCAAGCCAGATGCTGTTTACTTTGGATGTTGTTAAAAGGGTGGTCGAGCACAAGGACGGCAGTACTCATCCGTTGGAGGATGGCGAAAGCTTTACTTCGCCCAGGAACTGTAACACCTTGACAATATCGGATCCAGAGAGCCTGGATAGTACCCCAGTAAAAGCGATGTGCGTCAAAGCCCTGGAGTCAAAGTGGAACATTTTAGTATCAAAGTTTGATAGTATTTTAAGCTCCTATACTCCTCAGCACGAATCGGCGGTTATAATGTTCCTAGACTTGTGGGAATCCATAATATCCGTTAAAGCCAACCTGTCTGTTGTTGATACAAAACTGTTCTACTCCCAGCTTGACAATCTGGTTGTTCTATTGAACTCCAACGTTCCTGGCATCATTTGGAGGCACCTTTTGGGTTTACTCAATGAAGTGCTTTGCTACGGGAGCACGTTGGCTCTTCAAGATGTTCTTCCCGACGAGCCGTGCTCGTTGGCTCATCTGGTTGTCCGCGCCGTTAAAGACTGGAGGCTCCTGGATGCTTTGCCGTATCGCCATGGATCAGGGAGATTCGGAGGTGGCTCCGGGGACGGAGATCGGCCTTTGCTACAGAAAGTGATTTTACTCGTTCTCAAAAGTGTTGCTGTCACAGTAAAGGAAACACGAAGCGATTCCAGTGACTCATCTCTTGGCTCAGAAGCTGAAGATCTTGATGCGGACATGGCTGTTATTGAAAGAAGCATAAGAGAAGTACTGCGTCAGTTGGATCAGTGTGTGAAATCCCTTATGCCTTTTCATCCAGAAACACCACTATCTCAATGGGTTGTCCAAATGTTTCACGACCAAGATGATTTCCTCATAGAAGGCATGGTTTGTTGTTTGGATGTTGCCGTTGGTCTATTTTATCGGGGACCGCCCCAAAATGATCTTGGCCACATGCTCAGCCCAACGTTaacttttgttcaatttatacGTGCAGTCTCTCACGATCCGGATGTACTTTTAGACCTTCTAGTTAGCAATGAGACTTGTTTTCTCTTGTATCTTCTGAGATTCTTGAAATACATCAGGAGAAATTGGTCAGAATTTATAACTTGTTGCGCAAGAGAATTGGATGATACAATGACTGTTTTAATTCGGCTTAGGCTAGCGATAGACAGGCTTGTATCCAAGGCTCTTTTTCCATACAATATAAACCCTGTTCTTCGTCTGTTAGAAAAGTGTGAGTCATTTTATGAaggaaacattgaaaattga
- the LOC124186319 gene encoding protein lines isoform X2 has product MEEPAKKKQRIINSDEQDENNSMTTAMVTEIESFQNSLLSQCLCNVPVSSLRKPFTGSTVQAGDGTYRMTTLSEWEPDRTLQFISALQLLFDLAIKQNTRGIMCSRVADVCEALSRNEHGIIDQILDLSCSPNKFISFTASRALASFFIVTKENIELSWLDRLTQSLVSTHSPSQMLFTLDVVKRVVEHKDGSTHPLEDGESFTSPRNCNTLTISDPESLDSTPVKAMCVKALESKWNILVSKFDSILSSYTPQHESAVIMFLDLWESIISVKANLSVVDTKLFYSQLDNLVVLLNSNVPGIIWRHLLGLLNEVLCYGSTLALQDVLPDEPCSLAHLVVRAVKDWRLLDALPYRHGSGRFGGGSGDGDRPLLQKVILLVLKSVAVTVKETRSDSSDSSLGSEAEDLDADMAVIERSIREVLRQLDQCVKSLMPFHPETPLSQWVVQMFHDQDDFLIEGMVCCLDVAVGLFYRGPPQNDLGHMLSPTLTFVQFIRAVSHDPDVLLDLLVSNETCFLLYLLRFLKYIRRNWSEFITCCARELDDTMTVLIRLRLAIDRLVSKALFPYNINPVLRLLEKCESFYEGNIEN; this is encoded by the coding sequence ATGGAGGAACcagcaaaaaagaaacaaagaattaTCAATAGTGACGAACAAGATGAAAACAATAGTATGACAACTGCGATGGTGACGGAGATAGAAAGCTTTCAAAACAGTCTCCTGTCGCAATGTCTGTGCAATGTCCCTGTGAGCAGTTTGAGAAAACCGTTCACTGGCAGTACGGTTCAGGCTGGTGACGGTACCTATAGAATGACGACACTGTCAGAATGGGAGCCAGACAGAACATTGCAATTCATTAGTGCCCTTCAGCTGCTCTTTGATCTAGCAATAAAACAGAATACCAGAGGTATAATGTGTAGCAGAGTGGCCGACGTGTGTGAGGCTCTGTCGCGCAACGAGCACGGTATCATAGACCAAATACTAGATTTATCATGTTCACCAAATAAGTTCATATCATTTACCGCGAGCAGAGCCCTAGCCTCTTTCTTCATAGTGACCAAAGAAAACATTGAATTGTCATGGCTGGACAGGCTCACCCAGTCTTTGGTCAGCACGCACTCACCAAGCCAGATGCTGTTTACTTTGGATGTTGTTAAAAGGGTGGTCGAGCACAAGGACGGCAGTACTCATCCGTTGGAGGATGGCGAAAGCTTTACTTCGCCCAGGAACTGTAACACCTTGACAATATCGGATCCAGAGAGCCTGGATAGTACCCCAGTAAAAGCGATGTGCGTCAAAGCCCTGGAGTCAAAGTGGAACATTTTAGTATCAAAGTTTGATAGTATTTTAAGCTCCTATACTCCTCAGCACGAATCGGCGGTTATAATGTTCCTAGACTTGTGGGAATCCATAATATCCGTTAAAGCCAACCTGTCTGTTGTTGATACAAAACTGTTCTACTCCCAGCTTGACAATCTGGTTGTTCTATTGAACTCCAACGTTCCTGGCATCATTTGGAGGCACCTTTTGGGTTTACTCAATGAAGTGCTTTGCTACGGGAGCACGTTGGCTCTTCAAGATGTTCTTCCCGACGAGCCGTGCTCGTTGGCTCATCTGGTTGTCCGCGCCGTTAAAGACTGGAGGCTCCTGGATGCTTTGCCGTATCGCCATGGATCAGGGAGATTCGGAGGTGGCTCCGGGGACGGAGATCGGCCTTTGCTACAGAAAGTGATTTTACTCGTTCTCAAAAGTGTTGCTGTCACAGTAAAGGAAACACGAAGCGATTCCAGTGACTCATCTCTTGGCTCAGAAGCTGAAGATCTTGATGCGGACATGGCTGTTATTGAAAGAAGCATAAGAGAAGTACTGCGTCAGTTGGATCAGTGTGTGAAATCCCTTATGCCTTTTCATCCAGAAACACCACTATCTCAATGGGTTGTCCAAATGTTTCACGACCAAGATGATTTCCTCATAGAAGGCATGGTTTGTTGTTTGGATGTTGCCGTTGGTCTATTTTATCGGGGACCGCCCCAAAATGATCTTGGCCACATGCTCAGCCCAACGTTaacttttgttcaatttatacGTGCAGTCTCTCACGATCCGGATGTACTTTTAGACCTTCTAGTTAGCAATGAGACTTGTTTTCTCTTGTATCTTCTGAGATTCTTGAAATACATCAGGAGAAATTGGTCAGAATTTATAACTTGTTGCGCAAGAGAATTGGATGATACAATGACTGTTTTAATTCGGCTTAGGCTAGCGATAGACAGGCTTGTATCCAAGGCTCTTTTTCCATACAATATAAACCCTGTTCTTCGTCTGTTAGAAAAGTGTGAGTCATTTTATGAaggaaacattgaaaattga